From one Mesomycoplasma ovipneumoniae genomic stretch:
- the mip gene encoding Ig-specific serine endopeptidase MIP, translating to MKIKFLFPLLSVPFFAIACGNNQQQKLPSEQNQQSQKTPSTEGNISNSPQIDLVFQKIDSNFESIFGQKSENEFKKFISESQKSVFQLLDNNVKDLSKKQEKITQINNIFSALEKIAQQTQYDLEAQRSTATLTLGALKDIFKEEKPTQPQPPQSPQNPQLSEEHDKKIAELTNNSRPSGQNFSRFSNDGKRIILDQYENDFPEKEWDWYRINSNFSGSGIGFGSTSELEKKPENFPKEKPETIAKLNQKAKESDQPLFEKAQFRLFSLPVFDDNGNINKIKFNTYEAGFKTPAWWKSSENSDYTFGGPNRLGLPRKIVSEDYRKLIPNVVSIKIENLVVDDAYQNDNNNPITRTNFSFGTLGILDYQIPQNSSYPLKWFFLTNAHVANNLQIANDFHEGKHYGRDFSNYNDSDFRLNTQSITLTKLKQTVPLNTILPTTRGAIAEDEFYNTVKLDIKENNGKIYNNGSESPDLAGVANQTKPRQKPTQSMNVRTILMGSDVFKFKPSDFSDQQDLQNVDEFLDFAIIEINFNNEAEAKKITEEFYNNHKSKSLKISEFNPFNSDQYSKLEKTPFYSLGYPGSKGDPTISQNDYPADFAQRNYSVSPWINKNFRLFNSRKEKDPLINGGSEFAWSRSYRSFVNLPGISDYFITAPVLAKSYTKLDYFDQKDKQRKSKKYLNGGLGTVIDNYTASGGLSGSPVFFKDGQLYSVVYASDSQASANLTLNLRSYGYDYKGYYGKYNLPKYDLIYGDSSSDAQQQKSYWKALSELYKNQTNFKTNLFPEGLAKQKDVFAKK from the coding sequence ATGAAAATTAAATTTTTATTTCCACTTTTATCTGTTCCATTTTTTGCGATAGCTTGTGGCAATAACCAACAGCAAAAACTGCCTTCAGAACAAAATCAACAAAGTCAAAAAACCCCTTCAACTGAAGGGAATATTTCAAATTCACCCCAAATTGACCTAGTTTTTCAAAAAATTGATTCAAATTTTGAATCAATTTTTGGTCAAAAATCAGAAAATGAATTCAAAAAATTCATTTCCGAATCACAAAAGTCAGTTTTTCAACTTCTTGATAATAATGTTAAAGATTTAAGTAAAAAACAGGAAAAAATTACCCAAATTAACAATATTTTTAGTGCTCTAGAAAAAATTGCACAGCAAACTCAATACGATCTTGAAGCTCAAAGATCGACAGCAACACTAACCTTAGGTGCACTTAAAGATATTTTTAAAGAAGAAAAACCAACCCAACCGCAGCCGCCTCAAAGTCCCCAAAATCCTCAATTATCAGAAGAACATGATAAAAAAATTGCTGAATTAACTAATAATTCTCGTCCTTCTGGTCAAAATTTTAGTCGTTTTTCCAATGATGGTAAGCGGATAATTCTTGATCAATACGAAAATGATTTTCCCGAAAAAGAATGAGATTGGTATCGTATAAATTCTAATTTTAGCGGCAGTGGTATTGGTTTCGGATCTACAAGTGAACTTGAAAAAAAGCCGGAAAATTTCCCAAAAGAAAAGCCCGAAACTATTGCAAAATTAAATCAAAAAGCAAAAGAATCAGACCAACCTTTATTTGAAAAAGCACAATTTCGCCTTTTTTCCTTACCGGTTTTTGACGATAATGGAAATATAAATAAAATAAAATTCAATACTTACGAGGCAGGATTTAAAACTCCGGCTTGATGAAAATCTAGCGAAAATTCCGACTATACTTTTGGTGGCCCAAATCGACTTGGTTTGCCAAGAAAAATTGTTTCTGAGGATTACAGAAAACTAATTCCAAATGTTGTTTCAATAAAAATCGAAAATTTAGTCGTTGATGATGCCTACCAAAATGACAACAACAATCCAATTACGCGCACAAATTTTTCATTTGGAACCTTAGGAATTTTAGATTACCAAATTCCGCAAAATTCATCCTATCCACTAAAATGATTCTTTTTAACTAACGCTCACGTGGCAAATAATTTGCAAATCGCCAATGATTTTCATGAAGGTAAACATTATGGCCGTGATTTTTCAAATTATAATGATTCTGATTTTCGTTTAAATACACAAAGTATAACTCTTACAAAATTAAAACAAACCGTTCCTTTGAATACAATTCTGCCAACCACTAGAGGAGCAATCGCTGAGGATGAATTTTATAACACAGTCAAACTTGATATCAAAGAAAACAATGGCAAAATTTACAATAACGGTTCGGAATCTCCAGATTTAGCTGGCGTTGCCAACCAAACAAAACCCCGCCAAAAACCAACCCAAAGTATGAATGTTAGAACTATTTTAATGGGTTCAGACGTTTTTAAATTCAAACCTAGCGATTTTAGTGATCAACAAGATCTCCAGAATGTTGATGAATTTCTTGATTTTGCAATTATTGAAATTAATTTCAATAATGAAGCAGAAGCTAAAAAAATTACCGAAGAATTTTATAATAATCACAAGTCAAAATCGTTAAAAATTTCTGAATTTAATCCGTTTAATTCAGATCAATATTCAAAACTAGAAAAAACGCCTTTCTATAGCTTAGGTTACCCTGGCTCAAAAGGCGACCCTACTATTTCTCAAAACGATTATCCAGCCGATTTTGCCCAAAGAAACTACAGTGTTTCGCCTTGGATTAATAAAAATTTCCGTCTTTTTAATTCTAGAAAGGAAAAAGATCCTTTAATTAATGGCGGTTCTGAATTTGCTTGATCAAGATCCTATCGCAGTTTTGTAAATCTTCCTGGAATTAGCGATTATTTCATAACTGCACCAGTGTTAGCTAAATCTTATACAAAACTTGATTATTTTGACCAAAAAGACAAACAACGTAAATCCAAAAAATATTTAAACGGCGGCCTTGGAACTGTTATTGATAATTATACTGCAAGCGGTGGTTTGTCTGGTAGTCCTGTCTTTTTTAAAGACGGCCAACTTTATTCTGTTGTTTATGCCTCAGATTCGCAAGCTTCAGCAAATTTAACATTAAATTTACGTTCTTATGGCTATGATTATAAAGGTTATTATGGCAAATATAATCTTCCTAAATATGATTTAATTTATGGCGATTCTTCTAGTGATGCTCAACAGCAAAAATCTTATTGAAAAGCACTATCTGAACTTTATAAAA